From a region of the Triticum aestivum cultivar Chinese Spring chromosome 7D, IWGSC CS RefSeq v2.1, whole genome shotgun sequence genome:
- the LOC123166012 gene encoding tonoplast dicarboxylate transporter: MIGVATETDSWSDHGMRRGRDPSPPNFLAVWPPAHLLAMPGTNPAAESSSGIYLGHLSRHFKLRLAIRPHRRRHARLSKTTTRAMEKPAGSFGGSSSEDAGTPLLLPVHRDDDATTTASSRLRALLAHKYPAIASGPVACAAICALVDLGGAHGAAPRNMLGVLAWVFLWWATDAVPLAVASMAPLFLFPAFGISSADAVAKAYMDDVIALVLGSFILALAIERYHIHRRLALNITLRFCGDPVRPSLLLLGITGTTAFVSMWIHNTACTVMMMPVATGILQRFPRGGAGQGEEEDEVRRFSKAVVLGVVYASAVGGMATLTGTGVNIILVGMWSAYFPEEPITFSSWMSFGLPMALVMFLALWVTLCFMYCSNNTGKALSSYLDGSHLRRELSLLGPMAFAEKMVLAVFGGLIVLWMTRNLTDDIPGWGVLFHDQVGDGTVTIMMATLLFIIPSGKKEGEKLMDWNKCRKLQWNIVLLLGAGFAIADGFRTSGLTGILSDGLRFLEGAPTLVIVPVACVFSGVITEFMSDDSTTTLVLPLFAELARSVEVHPALLMISGAVGAQLSYLFPTGSPSNVVGFSTDHITIKDLVATGLPLKVVGVAALTVLLPTLGSVIFGMDNKS; encoded by the exons ATGATCGGTGTAGCGACTGAAACAGACTCCTGGAGCGATCATGGGATGCGACGTGGCCGCGACCCGTCACCTCCCAATTTCCTGGCCGTCTGGCCACCAGCTCATCTTCTCGCCATGCCCGGAACTAATCCGGCTGCTGAGTCATCCAGCGGGATTTATCTTGGCCACTTGTCACGCCATTTCAAGCTTCGCCTTGCTATAAGGCCACACCGCAGACGACACGCACGCCTCAGTAAGACGACGACGAGGGCGATGGAGAAGCCAGCTGGCAGCTTCGGCGGGAGCTCGTCGGAGGACGCGGGGACGCCCTTGCTGCTGCCGGTGCATCGCGACGACGACGCCACGACCACGGCGTCGTCGCGCTTGAGGGCTCTGCTCGCGCACAAGTACCCCGCGATCGCGTCGGGGCCCGTGGCGTGCGCGGCCATATGCGCGCTCGTGGACCTCGGCGGCGCGCACGGCGCGGCGCCGCGGAACATGCTGGGCGTGCTGGCGTGGGTGTTCCTGTGGTGGGCGACGGACGCCGTGCCCCTCGCCGTGGCGTCCATGGCGCCGCTCTTCCTGTTCCCGGCCTTCGGCATCTCCTCCGCCGACGCCGTCGCCAAGGCGTACATGGACGACGTCATCGCCCTCGTCCTCGGCAGCTTCATCCTCGCCCTCGCCATCGAGCGCTACCACATCCACCGCCGCCTCGCTCTCAAC ATCACGCTGCGGTTCTGCGGGGACCCGGTGCggccgtcgctgctgctgctggggATCACCGGCACGACGGCGTTCGTCAGCATGTGGATCCACAACACGGCgtgcacggtgatgatgatgcccgtGGCGACGGGGATCCTGCAGCGGTTCCcgcggggcggcgccggccagggggaggaggaggacgaggtgcggCGCTTCTCCAAGGCGGTGGTGCTGGGCGTGGTGTACGCGTCGGCAGTGGGCGGGATGGCCACGCTAACGGGCACCGGAGTGAACATCATCCTGGTGGGGATGTGGTCGGCCTACTTCCCGGAGGAgcccatcaccttcagctcgtggATGAGCTTCGGCCTCCCGATGGCGCTGGTCATGTTCTTGGCGCTCTGGGTCACTCTCTGCTTCATGTACTGCTCCAACAACACCGGAAAGGCGCTCTCTTCCTACCTTGACGGAAGCCACCTCAGAAGGGAGCTCAGCTTGTTAG GTCCAATGGCTTTCGCGGAGAAGATGGTCTTGGCTGTGTTTGGG GGTCTAATTGTGCTATGGATGACTAGGAACCTAACAGACGACATTCCTGGGTGGGGAGTTCTCTTCCACGATCAAGTTGGGGATGGAACAGTCACG ATCATGATGGCCACGTTGCTGTTCATAATCCCGAGCGGGAAGAAGGAGGGCGAGAAGCTCATGGACTGGAACAAGTGCAGGAAGCTCCAGTGGAACATCGTGCTCCTCCTCGGCGCGGGCTTCGCCATCGCCGACGGCTTCAGGACCAGCGGCCTGACCGGCATCCTCTCGGACGGCCTCAGGTTCCTCGAGGGCGCGCCGACGCTGGTGATCGTGCCCGTGGCCTGCGTCTTCAGCGGGGTCATCACCGAGTTCATGTCCGACGACTCCACCACCACGCTGGTGCTGCCCCTGTTCGCTGAGCTGGCCAGGTCCGTCGAGGTGCACCCGGCGCTGCTTATGATCTCCGGCGCGGTCGGGGCCCAGCTGTCGTACTTGTTTCCCACCGGGTCGCCGTCGAATGTTGTCGGCTTCAGCACCGACCACATCACCATCAAGGATCTGGTGGCCACTGGGCTGCCCCTCAAGGTCGTCGGAGTTGCAGCTCTGACGGTCTTGCTACCAACACTAG GATCAGTGATTTTTGGCATGGACAACAAGTCCTAG